CCTGCGCATAGCCGAACGCCTGCCAATCACTTATTTTCCTTAAAAGTAAGCAGGCAAGCCTTTGAACGGGTATTTCGGATTTGGGATTACGGACTTGGGATTTGAAAAAGTTTCAATAAGCCTGTGTCATCCGCCGGCTTATATCATACACTTACATCTGCCCGATTACAGATTCTTTTTGCCACAGTAGATGCAACAGCCGAAAAAATTTTATCTTTCGGCCAAAACATTCCTCACCCAAATTGCAGGTAAATATGAATCAAAACATTAACAAAAACCGCTTGTTCTTTGCCAGTTGTTTGGCACTTATTACTACTGCCATGGCATTTGCCATTCGGGCAGGTATTATGAATGACCTGACAGTTACCCTTGGTTTGTCTGATACCGAAAAAGGCTGGATTAACCAAATGGCATTTCTGGGCTTTCCTATTGCCACCATGATTGGCGGCCCCCTCTACAACAGCCTTGGCCCAAAAAAATTAGGCTTTATCGCTTTCTTCGGCCATTTGCTGGGTATTACCTTTACTTTGCTGTCCAACAGTTTTTGGCCGCTGTTTCTTTCCACTTTCCTCATCGGTTTTGCCAACGGCATGGTGGAAGCAGCCTTTAATCCGCTGATTGCCAACATGTACGATGAAAACAAAACAACTATGCTGAATCGTTTTCACGTATGGTTTCCCGGAGGCATCGTAATTGGCTCGCTCATTGCCTTTGCACTAACCCAAATGGAAATGCCTTGGCAAGTAAAAATAGCAACCATGTACCTGCCTACACTGATTTACGGCTTTTTATTCTTCGGGCAGCAGTTTCCTGAACAAACAGGCGGCACCATTTCATCATCTAATGCAGAGAATTTCCGCGCCATTTTTACTTCACCGCTTTTCTGGTTCATGATGATTTGCATGACTATGACGGCTACTACCGAACTTGGCACGCAGCAATGGGTAGAACGCATTCTGGGCAATTCCGGGGCTGAACCTTTGTTGGTACTTGCGCTGGTAACAGGGCTGATGGCCGTTGGACGTTTTTTTGCCGGCCCGATTGTTCACAGCCTTAACATTACGGGCGTGCTGCTGGC
The Rhodoflexus caldus genome window above contains:
- a CDS encoding MFS transporter, coding for MNQNINKNRLFFASCLALITTAMAFAIRAGIMNDLTVTLGLSDTEKGWINQMAFLGFPIATMIGGPLYNSLGPKKLGFIAFFGHLLGITFTLLSNSFWPLFLSTFLIGFANGMVEAAFNPLIANMYDENKTTMLNRFHVWFPGGIVIGSLIAFALTQMEMPWQVKIATMYLPTLIYGFLFFGQQFPEQTGGTISSSNAENFRAIFTSPLFWFMMICMTMTATTELGTQQWVERILGNSGAEPLLVLALVTGLMAVGRFFAGPIVHSLNITGVLLASAIISAIAIYLMSSATGAMVYVYAVLFAIGVCYFWPNMISFVAEYMPKTGALGMSLMGGAGMFGASIFQPIIGSWLDSNREKVLAQGVAQEAAELAAGQATLASIAIIPMILVVAFGFLFFFMRNKKAITAHP